CGTCGAAGTCGTAGAGGTCGGCGGTGGACGGGCGGTCGGGGTCGAGGGCGCCGAGGCGGAGCTCGTCGTCGTCGGCCAGCCGGGTCGGGTCGAAGTCGCCCTCGTCCCAGTCCTCGGGCTGGTCCCGCCAGCGGGGCCCGCCGGAGGCGGCGAACGACGACCACGCCGCCAGGTCGTCGTCGTCCTCGTCGAGGGGCTGGTCGGCGAGCACCCTCGGCACCTCGCCGGTCGGCGGGTCGGTCCAGGGCGGCAGCGGCGTCGAGCCGGTGGTCGGCCGGGCGACGAAGGGGTTGTCGACGTCGTCGTCGTCCGGCAGCGGCTGGCCGGGGACGAGGTCGTCCTCCCACCCGGCGGCCAGGTCGCCGGTCGGGTCGAGGACGGGCTCCTCGGGCGCCGGCTCCGGGACGGGCTCGGGCGCCGGCCTCCTCGCCGAGGTGGCGCCGACCGGCCCGGACGGCGGGACCGGCGGCGGGGGCGGCACGATCGGCGGGCGCTCGACGGCCGTCGGGTCGGCGGTGCCGGACAGCGGGAACCGCAGGGTGGGCCGGGGCCCGCCCTCGGGCGGCGGCGGCGGGCGGTCGCCGAAGCGGGGCATGTCGTCGCCCCGCCGCTTCACGACGTCACCGCGCTCGATGGCCTCGGCGGCCTCGTCCGCGCCGATGATCCTGACCCCCTCCCCCGGGTCCTTGGGCCGAGCCCCACCGGGGCGGGGCGGGTCGCCACGGCCGGCGCCGGCGCCCCTCGGCTGCGCCCCCGACCGTCGCTCCTCGTCCGGCTGGCCGCCGGTGTCCTGGTCCACGACCACCTCCCCTGGGTGCCGTCGCTGTCGCCCCCGCGCTGGCGGGTGCGGGCCGTCGTCGGTGCCCGGCGCTCCGCGTCGAGCGCCGGTGCGGCTCACACCTCCAGCAGCTCCTGCTCCTTGTGCTCGAACGCGGCGTCCACCTCGGCCACGTACTGGTGCGTGAGCTTGTCGAGCTGCTTCTCGGCCCGCTCCAGCTCGTCCGCCGAGATCTCGCGGTCGTGCTCGAGGGCCTCCAGCTCGTGGCGAGCGGCGCGGCGCAGGTTGCGGATGGCGACCCGCCCCTCCTCGGCCATGTGCTTGACCACCTTCACGAGGTCCTTGCGCCGCTCGGCGGTGAGCGGCGGGAAGTTCAGGCGGATCACGTTGCCGTCGTTGCTCGGGTTGATCCCGAGGTCGGAGTTGCGGATGGCGCGCTCGATGGCGTTCATGGCGCCCCGGTCGTACGGGGCGACGAGCAGCTGCCGGGCCTCCGGCACCGTGAAGCCGGCGAGCTGCTGGAGCGGCACCTCGGTGCCGTAGTAGTCGACGGTGATCTTCTCGACGAGCGCCGGGGACGCCCGACCGGTCCGCACGCTCGAGAACTCGCTGCGGGTGTGCGCCACCGCCTTCTTCATGCGCTCGGTCGTGTCCTGGATGATGTCGTCCACGGTCATCCCGGCGCCGCTCCTCGTCACCGCACCAGGGTACCGACCGGGCGACCCTCGAGGATGGAACGGATGTTGCCGTCCCTCAGCAGGTCGAACACGACGATCGGCAGGTGGCGGTCCATGCAGAACGTGATGGCCGTGGAGTCCATCACCCGCAGGCCCCGGTTCAGCACGTCCATGTAGCTCACCTCGTCGTAGCGGGTGGCGTCGGGGTCGCGCTTGGGGTCGGCGGTGTACACGCCGTCGACCCCCGAGTGGGTGCCCTTGAGGATGGCCTCGGCCTCGATCTCCGCGGCCCGCAGCGCGGCGGTCGTGTCCGTCGTGAAGAACGGGTTCCCGGTGCCGCTGGCGAGGATCACGACCCGCCCCTTCTCGAGGTGGCGGATGGCGCGGCGCCGGATGTACGGCTCGGCCACCTGCTCCATCTTGATGGCGGTCATCACCCGCGTGGGCTGCTTGGCCCGCTCGAGCGCGTCCTGCAGGGCGAGGGCATTGATGACCGTCGCCAGCATGCCCATGTAGTCCGCCTGGGCGGCGTCCATGCCGGCGCCATCCTGCTGGCCGCGCCAGATGTTCCCGCCGCCGACCACGACCGCCACGTCGACGTGCAGCAGCTGGCGGACCTCGACGATCTGCGCCGCGATGCGCTCGACGGTCGGCTTGTGGATGTGGGCGTCGTCGGCGGCGAACGCCTCACCGGAGAGCTTGAGGACGATCCGCCGCCAACGGACCGGCGGCTCGGTGCCCTGCCCGTCGCCCTCGCTGCCGTTCCCGTTGCGGCCGTTCCATCCGCTCACGTCGCTCAGCTACCCACCACGACCTGGGCGAAGCGCACGACGGTGGCGTCGCCGAGCAGCTGGGCCACCGTCCGCTTCTCGTCGCGGACGTAGGGCTGCTCGAGCAGCACCCGGTCCTTGAACCAACCGGTCAGCCGGCCCTCGACGATCTTCTCCATCGCCGCCTCGGGCTTGCCCTCGGACCTCGTGATCGTCTCGAGCGTGGTCCGCTCGGCGGCCACCTCGTCGGCCGGCACGTCCTCGCGCCGCACGTAGGGCGGCCGGGCGAAGGCGATGTGCACGGCGACGTCGTGGGCGAGGTCGCGGGTCCCGCCGGCGAGCTCGACGAGGACGGCGTTGACCCCGCGCTCGCTCTGGATGTGGAGGTAGCTGTCGAGCACGTGGTCGGGTGCCGCCTCGAAGCGCACGACCTGGCCGACCTCGATGTTCTCCTTGAGCGTGATCCGCAGGTCGTCCACCGCGTCCTTGCGCTCGGCGACGGCGCTCTCGCCCTTGGCGACGACCAGCTGCACCAGCTCGTCGAGCAGGTTGGTGAACCCCTCGGACTTGGCGACGAAGTCGGTCTCGCAGCGCAGCTGGACGATCGCCCCGACGTTCCCGTCGACGCTCACCGCCACGGCGCCCTGCTCGTTGGCGCGGCCGCTGCGGGACTCGGCCTTGATGATCCCCTTCTCGCGCAGCCACTTCTTGGCCGCTTCCATGTCCCCGCCGTTCTCCTGCAGGGCCTTCTTCGCGTCCATCATCCCGACGCCCGTGGCCTGGCGGAGGGCCTGGACGTCCTTGGCGCTGAACTCGGGCATGGGGGCTCGTTACTCCTGGCTGGGGCCGGCGACCGCGGCGGCATCGCCGCTGTCGTCCGGCGTGGCGGACGTGGCGGGCGCGCCGTCGTCGGACGCGGCGGCCGGGGCGGCGCCACCCGCCGGGGCGGGGGTGCCGGCCTCGGCGACGTCGGCGCCGGCGTCGGCGTCGGACGGGGAGGTGGGATCGGCGCCGCCGGCCTCCTGGCCGCGGCCGGCGCGCACCTGGGCGGCGAGGCGGGCCTCGCGCTCCTGGGCCTGGAGGGCGGCCTGGCGGCGGGCCTCGGCCTGCTGGGCGGCCCTGGCCGCCTCCTGCTCCTCGGACCTCGCCGGGGCGGGACCGGCGCCGTCACCGCCGCCGCGGCGGGAGGCGATGTAGCGGCCCTCCTGGACGGCGTCGGCGATGATGCGGCACATCAGGGTGCCGGAGCGGATGGCGTCGTCGTTGCCCGGGATGACGTACTGGATGAGGTCCGGGTCGCAGTTCGTGTCGACGACGGCGACGATCGGGACACCGAGCTTGTTCGCCTCGGTGACGGCGATGTGCTCCTTCTTGGTGTCGAGGATGAACACCGCCTCGGGGCGCTTCTTCATGTGCTGGATGCCACCGAGGTTGCGCTCGAGCTTCTCGAGCTCGCGCCCGATGATCAGCGCCTCCTTCTTGGGCATCGCCTCGAACTCGCCCGAGGCGCGCATGCGCTGGTACTCCTGCATCTTCGCCACCCGCTTCGAGATCGTCTCGAAGTTGGTGAGCATCCCGCCGAGCCACCGCTCGTTGACGTACGGCATGCCGCACTTCTCGGCGTAGGACTGGATCGGGTCCTGGGCCTGCTTCTTGGTGCCCACGAAGAGGATCGACCCGTCGTCGGCGACCAGGTCGCGGACGAACGAGTAGGCGGTCTCGATGCGCCGCAGCGTCTGCTGCAGGTCGATGATGTAGATGCCGTTGCGCTCGCCGAAGATGAACCGCTTCATCTTCGGGTTCCAGCGGCGCGTCTGGTGGCCGAAGTGGACGCCGGCCTCCAGCAGCTGCTTCATGGTCACG
This window of the Acidimicrobiales bacterium genome carries:
- the tsf gene encoding translation elongation factor Ts, which codes for MPEFSAKDVQALRQATGVGMMDAKKALQENGGDMEAAKKWLREKGIIKAESRSGRANEQGAVAVSVDGNVGAIVQLRCETDFVAKSEGFTNLLDELVQLVVAKGESAVAERKDAVDDLRITLKENIEVGQVVRFEAAPDHVLDSYLHIQSERGVNAVLVELAGGTRDLAHDVAVHIAFARPPYVRREDVPADEVAAERTTLETITRSEGKPEAAMEKIVEGRLTGWFKDRVLLEQPYVRDEKRTVAQLLGDATVVRFAQVVVGS
- the pyrH gene encoding UMP kinase, whose amino-acid sequence is MSGWNGRNGNGSEGDGQGTEPPVRWRRIVLKLSGEAFAADDAHIHKPTVERIAAQIVEVRQLLHVDVAVVVGGGNIWRGQQDGAGMDAAQADYMGMLATVINALALQDALERAKQPTRVMTAIKMEQVAEPYIRRRAIRHLEKGRVVILASGTGNPFFTTDTTAALRAAEIEAEAILKGTHSGVDGVYTADPKRDPDATRYDEVSYMDVLNRGLRVMDSTAITFCMDRHLPIVVFDLLRDGNIRSILEGRPVGTLVR
- the rpsB gene encoding 30S ribosomal protein S2 — protein: MAPVVTMKQLLEAGVHFGHQTRRWNPKMKRFIFGERNGIYIIDLQQTLRRIETAYSFVRDLVADDGSILFVGTKKQAQDPIQSYAEKCGMPYVNERWLGGMLTNFETISKRVAKMQEYQRMRASGEFEAMPKKEALIIGRELEKLERNLGGIQHMKKRPEAVFILDTKKEHIAVTEANKLGVPIVAVVDTNCDPDLIQYVIPGNDDAIRSGTLMCRIIADAVQEGRYIASRRGGGDGAGPAPARSEEQEAARAAQQAEARRQAALQAQEREARLAAQVRAGRGQEAGGADPTSPSDADAGADVAEAGTPAPAGGAAPAAASDDGAPATSATPDDSGDAAAVAGPSQE
- the frr gene encoding ribosome recycling factor, with product MTRSGAGMTVDDIIQDTTERMKKAVAHTRSEFSSVRTGRASPALVEKITVDYYGTEVPLQQLAGFTVPEARQLLVAPYDRGAMNAIERAIRNSDLGINPSNDGNVIRLNFPPLTAERRKDLVKVVKHMAEEGRVAIRNLRRAARHELEALEHDREISADELERAEKQLDKLTHQYVAEVDAAFEHKEQELLEV